In Notamacropus eugenii isolate mMacEug1 chromosome 1, mMacEug1.pri_v2, whole genome shotgun sequence, one genomic interval encodes:
- the CCDC107 gene encoding coiled-coil domain-containing protein 107 isoform X2 gives MKALAILFLSLLPCYGQGQRDARTCVVTGCVPASASALLALESRHAPPAGHAGPRALRPGVAAGRAGAAPPGRSAPGLRGRHRTAAPRRGAGPGRAAEDAGGAAGGGPGVGAAAPGSLVRRGRPGLRAAPVSAEEQLARELAKTEQLLGGLLDQLDPLFERVDALAGAQQDLLTLRLQTLSQLLKDKGLDTAFAPQEYNPPIHEDQIAEEDDDSDLQTGGWGEAPEEGVTEAWAPNVSWGQLGENGKEWGLRRRKWMEEAQVIH, from the exons ATGAAGGCGTTAGCCATTCTCTTCCTGAGCTTGCTCCCTTGTTATGGGCAGGGCCAACGGGACGCACGTACGTGTGTCGTCACGGGCTGCGTCCCTGCGTCCGCTTCCGCGCTGCTGGCCCTCGAGTCCCGACACGCACCGCCCGCCGGACATGCCGGCCCCCGGGCCCTGCGGCCCGGCGTTGCTGCCGGCCGCGCTGGCGCTGCTCCTCCTGGCCGCAGCGCTCCGGGTCTTCGAGGGCGGCACCGGACCGCGGCCCCCCGCAG GGGAGCCGGCCCGGGACGGGCTGCGGAGGACGCTGGAGGAGCCGCGGGCGGCGGGCCGGGCGTGGGGGCCGCTGCCCCTGGGAGCCTTGTACGCCGTGGGCGTCCTGGCCTTCGTGCTGCGCCGGTGTCTGCAG aaGAGCAGCTGGCTCGAGAGCTCGCCAAGACGGAGCAGCTCCTGGGAGGCCTGCTGGACCAGCTGGACCCTCTGTTTGAGCG GGTGGACGCCCTGGCTGGAGCGCAGCAGGACCTGCTGACCCTCAGGCTGCAGACCCTCAGCCAGCTGTTGAAGGACAAGGGGCTGGACACCGCCTTCGCTCCCCAAG AGTACAACCCCCCTATCCATGAGGACCAGATTGCTGAGGAAGATGATGACAGTGACCTTCAGactgggggctggggggaggcACCTGAGGAGGGAGTCACTGAGGCCTGGGCTCCAAATGTTTCCTGGGGCCAGTTGGGGGAAAATGGGAAGGAGTGGGGGCTCAGGAGGAGGAAGTGGATGGAAGAGGCCCAGGTCATACACTGA
- the CCDC107 gene encoding coiled-coil domain-containing protein 107 isoform X1 — protein sequence MGRANGTHVRVSSRAASLRPLPRCWPSSPDTHRPPDMPAPGPCGPALLPAALALLLLAAALRVFEGGTGPRPPAGEPARDGLRRTLEEPRAAGRAWGPLPLGALYAVGVLAFVLRRCLQGRDEAEVSPEEKPAEKELLRREEQLARELAKTEQLLGGLLDQLDPLFERVDALAGAQQDLLTLRLQTLSQLLKDKGLDTAFAPQEYNPPIHEDQIAEEDDDSDLQTGGWGEAPEEGVTEAWAPNVSWGQLGENGKEWGLRRRKWMEEAQVIH from the exons ATGGGCAGGGCCAACGGGACGCACGTACGTGTGTCGTCACGGGCTGCGTCCCTGCGTCCGCTTCCGCGCTGCTGGCCCTCGAGTCCCGACACGCACCGCCCGCCGGACATGCCGGCCCCCGGGCCCTGCGGCCCGGCGTTGCTGCCGGCCGCGCTGGCGCTGCTCCTCCTGGCCGCAGCGCTCCGGGTCTTCGAGGGCGGCACCGGACCGCGGCCCCCCGCAG GGGAGCCGGCCCGGGACGGGCTGCGGAGGACGCTGGAGGAGCCGCGGGCGGCGGGCCGGGCGTGGGGGCCGCTGCCCCTGGGAGCCTTGTACGCCGTGGGCGTCCTGGCCTTCGTGCTGCGCCGGTGTCTGCAG GGACGAGATGAGGCCGAAGTGTCCCCGGAGGAGAAGCCCGCCGAGAAGGAGCTTCTGCGCCGAG aaGAGCAGCTGGCTCGAGAGCTCGCCAAGACGGAGCAGCTCCTGGGAGGCCTGCTGGACCAGCTGGACCCTCTGTTTGAGCG GGTGGACGCCCTGGCTGGAGCGCAGCAGGACCTGCTGACCCTCAGGCTGCAGACCCTCAGCCAGCTGTTGAAGGACAAGGGGCTGGACACCGCCTTCGCTCCCCAAG AGTACAACCCCCCTATCCATGAGGACCAGATTGCTGAGGAAGATGATGACAGTGACCTTCAGactgggggctggggggaggcACCTGAGGAGGGAGTCACTGAGGCCTGGGCTCCAAATGTTTCCTGGGGCCAGTTGGGGGAAAATGGGAAGGAGTGGGGGCTCAGGAGGAGGAAGTGGATGGAAGAGGCCCAGGTCATACACTGA
- the CCDC107 gene encoding coiled-coil domain-containing protein 107 isoform X3 produces MGRANGTHVRVSSRAASLRPLPRCWPSSPDTHRPPDMPAPGPCGPALLPAALALLLLAAALRVFEGGTGPRPPAGEPARDGLRRTLEEPRAAGRAWGPLPLGALYAVGVLAFVLRRCLQGRDEAEVSPEEKPAEKELLRREEQLARELAKTEQLLGGLLDQLDPLFERVDALAGAQQDLLTLRLQTLSQLLKDKGLDTAFAPQDVETGREGLGDLPRVTVSEIESTPWCY; encoded by the exons ATGGGCAGGGCCAACGGGACGCACGTACGTGTGTCGTCACGGGCTGCGTCCCTGCGTCCGCTTCCGCGCTGCTGGCCCTCGAGTCCCGACACGCACCGCCCGCCGGACATGCCGGCCCCCGGGCCCTGCGGCCCGGCGTTGCTGCCGGCCGCGCTGGCGCTGCTCCTCCTGGCCGCAGCGCTCCGGGTCTTCGAGGGCGGCACCGGACCGCGGCCCCCCGCAG GGGAGCCGGCCCGGGACGGGCTGCGGAGGACGCTGGAGGAGCCGCGGGCGGCGGGCCGGGCGTGGGGGCCGCTGCCCCTGGGAGCCTTGTACGCCGTGGGCGTCCTGGCCTTCGTGCTGCGCCGGTGTCTGCAG GGACGAGATGAGGCCGAAGTGTCCCCGGAGGAGAAGCCCGCCGAGAAGGAGCTTCTGCGCCGAG aaGAGCAGCTGGCTCGAGAGCTCGCCAAGACGGAGCAGCTCCTGGGAGGCCTGCTGGACCAGCTGGACCCTCTGTTTGAGCG GGTGGACGCCCTGGCTGGAGCGCAGCAGGACCTGCTGACCCTCAGGCTGCAGACCCTCAGCCAGCTGTTGAAGGACAAGGGGCTGGACACCGCCTTCGCTCCCCAAG acgTGGAAACAGGCCGAgagggattaggtgacttgcccagagtcacagtaTCCGAGATAGAATCCACACCCTGGTGTTACTGA